The Schistosoma mansoni, WGS project CABG00000000 data, supercontig 0111, strain Puerto Rico, whole genome shotgun sequence genome has a segment encoding these proteins:
- a CDS encoding calreticulin autoantigen homolog precursor,putative, producing MLSILLTLLLSKYALGHEVWFSETFPNESIENWVQSTYNAEKQGEFKVEAGKSPVDPIEDLGLKTTQDARFYGIARKISEPFSNRGKTTVLQFTVKFDKTVSCGGAYIKLLGSDIDPKKFHGESPYKIMFGPDICGMATKKVHVIFNYKGKNHLIKKEIPCKDDLKTHLYTLIVNPNNKYEVLVDNEKVEEGSLEDDWDMLPPKKIDDPNDKKPDDWVDEQFIDDPDDKKPDNWDQPKTIPDMDAKKPDDWDDAMDGEWERPQKDNPEYKGEWTPRRIDNPKYKGEWKPVQIDNPEYKHDPELYVLNDIGYVGFDLWQVDSGSIFDNILITDSPDFAKEEGERLWRKRYDAEVAKEQSSAKDDKEEAEETKERKELPDDAKASDEPSGDHDEL from the exons ATGCTCTCTATCTTGTTAACTTTGTTGCTTTCAAAATACGCTCTGGGACATGAAGTTTGGTTTTCGGAAACTTTTCCTAATG AATCTATTGAGAATTGGGTTCAATCAACATATAATGCCGAGAAGCAAGGAGAATTCAAAGTAGAAGCTGGGAAATCTCCAGTTGACCCAATTGAGGATTTGGGCTTAAAAACAACTCAAGATGCCAGATTTTATGGTATTGCCCGCAAGATCTCTGAACCGTTCAGCAACCGTGGCAAAACAACGGTTCTCCAATTTACCGTCAAGTTTGACAAAACTGTCAGCTGCGGAGGAGCTTATATTAAACTTCTTGGTTCAGATATTGATCCTAAAAAATTTCACGGCGAATCACCTTACAAGATCATGTTTG GTCCTGATATTTGCGGTATGGCCACAAAGAAAGTCCATGTCATTTTTAACTATAAGGGAAAAAATCACCTGATTAAAAAAGAAATACCCTGCAAAGATGACCTAAAAACGCATCTGTACACATTAATCGTGAATCCAAACAACAAATACGAAGTTTTAGTTGATAACGAGAAAGTGGAAGAAGGATCGTTGGAAGATGATTGGGATATGCTTCCACCGAAAAAGATTGAT GACCCAAATGACAAGAAACCTGATGACTGGGTTGATGAGCAATTTATCGATGATCCGGATGACAAGAAACCTGATAATTGGGATCAGCCCAAAACAATACCTGATATGGATGCCAAAAAGCCAGATGATTGGGATGATGCTATGGATGGTGAGTGGGAACGTCCTCAAAAAGACAATCCGGAATATAAAGGCGAATGGACACCTAGACGTATCGATAATCCAAAATACAAAGGAGAATGGAAGCCTGTACAGATTGACAATCCAGAATACAAACATGATCCCGAATTGTATGTCCTGAATGACATCGGTTATGTCGGCTTTGATCTGTGGCAAGTCGATTCAGGGTCAATCTTTGACAACATTTTAATTACTGACAGTCCGGATTTCGCTAAGGAAGAGGGCGAGCGACTGTGGCGAAAACGATACGATGCTGAAGTTGCTAAAGAACAGTCAAGTGCAAAAGATGACAAAGAGGAGGCTGAAGAAACAAAAGAACGAAAAGAGCTTCCAGACGATGCAAAAGCATCGGACGAGCCATCTGGTGACCACGATGAGCTgtaa